A single window of Syntrophotalea acetylenica DNA harbors:
- a CDS encoding aldehyde dehydrogenase family protein gives MDAKQVIDQMVEKAQVALAEMKKLNQEQTDAICEAVAKAIEANKEELAKMAVEETRLGKYEDKVIKNHFGSTVIWNDMKGVKTVGVVKDENDIIEIAEPYGVIAGVTPTTNPTSTVSFKILSALKGRNVIILGFHPRAQKCSAKTADLALEAAIAAGAPKDCIQYIEQPSIEATNALMTNPGVAVILATGGGAMVKAAYSSGNPAYGVGAGGCPVYVASDADLDQAMADVLLSKNFDHGVVCASEQNLIFDNPATAEKAIAKLKELGAYICNDEEKAKLEKLYFGDCYVVSGKVVGLPAAKIAEMAGFSVPENTEALVVGPLKGTQNEEPMSREKLSPSLGYMIVDGQEAAIERCVELLKKGGAGHTAGIHSANDALCIDFASRVDANRVVFNSPTSHGAIGGLFNVLIPSLTLGCGPQGNNITSDQVSFRNLVNIKRAARRVVQG, from the coding sequence ATGGACGCAAAACAAGTCATTGACCAGATGGTTGAAAAGGCCCAGGTCGCCCTGGCCGAGATGAAAAAGCTCAACCAGGAACAGACCGACGCCATCTGCGAAGCGGTTGCCAAAGCGATCGAGGCAAACAAGGAAGAACTGGCCAAAATGGCTGTTGAGGAAACCCGCCTCGGCAAGTACGAAGATAAAGTGATCAAAAACCACTTCGGCTCCACCGTCATCTGGAACGACATGAAAGGCGTGAAGACCGTCGGCGTCGTCAAGGACGAAAACGACATCATCGAAATCGCCGAGCCTTACGGTGTCATCGCTGGCGTTACTCCGACCACCAACCCCACTTCGACGGTAAGCTTCAAGATCCTTTCGGCCCTCAAAGGCCGCAACGTGATCATCCTCGGCTTCCATCCCCGCGCCCAGAAATGCTCCGCCAAAACCGCGGATCTGGCCCTCGAAGCCGCGATCGCCGCAGGCGCCCCCAAAGACTGCATTCAGTACATCGAGCAGCCTTCCATCGAAGCCACCAACGCCCTGATGACCAACCCTGGCGTTGCCGTTATTCTGGCCACCGGTGGCGGCGCCATGGTCAAGGCCGCTTACAGCTCCGGCAACCCCGCCTACGGCGTCGGCGCCGGCGGCTGCCCTGTGTATGTCGCCAGCGATGCCGACCTCGACCAGGCCATGGCCGACGTGCTGCTGTCCAAAAACTTCGACCATGGTGTTGTCTGCGCATCCGAGCAGAACCTGATCTTCGACAACCCCGCAACCGCCGAAAAAGCCATCGCCAAGCTGAAGGAACTCGGCGCTTATATCTGCAATGACGAAGAAAAAGCCAAGCTGGAAAAACTCTACTTCGGTGACTGCTACGTGGTCTCCGGCAAGGTCGTTGGCTTGCCCGCCGCCAAAATTGCAGAAATGGCCGGCTTCTCCGTGCCCGAAAACACTGAGGCCCTGGTTGTTGGTCCCCTCAAGGGCACCCAGAACGAAGAGCCCATGAGCCGCGAAAAACTCAGCCCCTCCCTTGGCTACATGATCGTCGACGGCCAGGAAGCCGCCATCGAGCGTTGCGTCGAACTGCTGAAAAAAGGCGGCGCCGGCCACACCGCTGGCATCCACTCCGCCAACGACGCCCTGTGCATCGATTTCGCCAGCCGCGTTGACGCCAACCGCGTCGTGTTCAACTCGCCCACCAGCCACGGCGCCATCGGCGGCCTGTTCAACGTCCTGATCCCGTCGCTGACCCTCGGTTGCGGCCCCCAGGGCAACAACATCACTTCCGACCAGGTCAGCTTCCGCAACCTGGTCAACATCAAGCGTGCCGCCCGCCGCGTCGTACAGGGCTGA
- a CDS encoding AMP-binding protein, producing the protein MSCLLDRFVNRTEFNSYEDFRDHLSIRIPENFNFAYDVVDVYAAEQPHKRALVWCDDHGNDRTFTFADLKHYSDKAANLFRGYGIQKGDHVMLILKGRFEFWFCLLGLHKIGAIATPATHMLTAKDIKYRVEVASIPMIVSVADDGLVEHIEEGQRQTGGRIRHKLLLGEPREGWIDFQNELERAPSEFRRPEKELDTCNEDVCLAYFSSGTTGYPKLIHHDMVYPLAHILTARYWQNNMDDGLHYTVADTGWAKVVWGKIYGQWLCGSAVFVYDYDRFNAASMAAMAARYGVTTFCAPPTIYRFLIKEDLSQYDFSGLKYCVVAGEPLNPEVYERFLKYTGLKLMEAYGQTELVVTIATWPWMEPKPGSMGKPCPLYDIDLLSADGRPCDVGEEGEIVIGTKAGRPLGLFPGYYRDEAKTAEVWYDGYYHTGDMAWRDEDGYYWFVGRADDVIKSSGYRIGPFEVESALMEHPAVLECAITGVPDPDRGQVVKATIVLSKGYAAGDALIEELQSHVKNVTAPYKYPRIIEFVPELPKTISGKIRRVEIREKDDGKI; encoded by the coding sequence ATGTCTTGTCTTCTGGACCGGTTCGTCAACCGGACCGAATTTAATTCCTACGAGGATTTCCGGGACCATCTGTCCATCCGCATCCCGGAGAATTTCAACTTCGCCTACGACGTGGTCGACGTCTATGCCGCCGAGCAACCGCACAAACGGGCCCTGGTATGGTGTGACGACCATGGCAATGACCGCACCTTCACCTTCGCCGACCTGAAACACTACAGCGACAAGGCCGCCAATCTGTTCCGCGGTTACGGCATCCAAAAAGGCGACCATGTGATGCTGATCCTCAAGGGCCGCTTCGAGTTCTGGTTCTGTTTGCTGGGGCTGCACAAGATCGGCGCCATCGCCACCCCCGCCACCCACATGCTCACCGCCAAGGACATCAAATACCGCGTGGAGGTGGCCTCCATCCCCATGATCGTGAGCGTCGCCGACGACGGCCTTGTGGAGCATATCGAGGAAGGCCAGCGGCAGACCGGCGGCAGAATCCGGCACAAACTGCTGCTGGGAGAACCGCGGGAAGGCTGGATCGATTTCCAGAACGAACTTGAAAGGGCGCCCTCGGAATTCCGGCGGCCCGAAAAAGAGCTGGATACCTGCAACGAGGATGTTTGCCTGGCCTATTTTTCCTCCGGCACCACCGGCTACCCGAAACTGATCCATCACGACATGGTCTACCCGCTGGCGCATATCCTGACCGCCAGGTACTGGCAGAACAACATGGACGACGGCCTGCATTACACGGTGGCCGACACCGGATGGGCCAAGGTGGTGTGGGGCAAAATCTACGGCCAGTGGCTGTGCGGCAGCGCGGTGTTCGTCTACGACTACGACAGGTTCAACGCCGCATCGATGGCGGCCATGGCCGCCCGCTACGGGGTCACCACCTTTTGCGCGCCGCCGACCATCTACCGCTTCCTCATCAAGGAAGATCTGTCACAGTACGATTTTTCCGGCCTGAAATACTGCGTGGTCGCCGGTGAACCCCTCAATCCGGAAGTCTACGAGCGGTTTCTCAAGTACACCGGGCTCAAGCTCATGGAAGCCTACGGCCAGACAGAGCTGGTGGTCACTATCGCCACCTGGCCCTGGATGGAGCCCAAACCGGGGTCCATGGGCAAACCCTGTCCCCTCTACGATATCGATCTGCTCAGTGCCGACGGCCGCCCCTGCGACGTGGGTGAGGAGGGCGAAATCGTTATCGGCACCAAAGCCGGCAGGCCTCTGGGGCTTTTCCCGGGATACTACCGGGACGAGGCCAAAACCGCCGAGGTCTGGTACGACGGCTACTATCACACCGGCGATATGGCCTGGCGGGACGAGGACGGCTACTACTGGTTTGTCGGCCGCGCCGACGATGTCATCAAAAGCAGCGGCTATCGCATCGGCCCCTTCGAAGTCGAAAGCGCCCTGATGGAACATCCCGCGGTGCTGGAGTGCGCCATTACCGGGGTGCCGGACCCGGACCGGGGCCAGGTGGTCAAGGCGACCATCGTGCTGAGCAAAGGCTACGCGGCCGGCGACGCGCTGATCGAAGAACTGCAGAGCCACGTCAAAAACGTCACCGCGCCCTACAAATACCCGCGCATCATCGAATTCGTCCCGGAGCTGCCCAAAACCATCAGCGGCAAGATCCGTCGGGTCGAAATCCGCGAAAAGGACGACGGCAAAATCTGA
- the trpB gene encoding tryptophan synthase subunit beta: MSHTLKDIPLPDSKGYFGEYGGSFIPEQLQKVMDEITEAYLQIQQDPSFVEELQSLYRHYVGRPSPLFYARNLSRKIGGARIFLKREDLNHTGAHKINHCLGEALLAKRMGKQILIAETGAGQHGVALATAAALVGLECHIYMGEVDIAKERPNVTRMKILGARVVPVTRGTRTLKDAVDAAFEAYLEDPVRQIYAIGSVVGPHPFPMMVRDFQEIVGIEARQQFLEQTGALPDNLVACVGGGSNAIGLFTAFLDDQDVAIFGVEPSGRSLNDGDHAATLSLGKPGVMHGFRSYMLQDENGAPLPVYSVASGLDYPGVGPQHSLLKDLKRVNYVTAGDKDTIDAFFELSRVEGIIPALESCHAVAYAMKLAATLPSEQTILVNLSGRGDKDIDFVMENYGRDYGCE; this comes from the coding sequence ATGAGCCATACCCTGAAAGACATACCGCTGCCCGACAGTAAAGGCTATTTTGGCGAATATGGCGGCAGCTTCATCCCCGAGCAGCTGCAGAAAGTCATGGATGAGATTACCGAAGCCTATCTGCAGATCCAGCAGGATCCTTCCTTTGTTGAAGAATTGCAGTCTCTTTACCGGCATTATGTGGGAAGACCCAGTCCGCTGTTTTATGCCCGCAACCTGTCCCGCAAGATCGGCGGCGCACGGATTTTCCTGAAACGGGAAGACCTCAACCATACCGGCGCCCACAAAATCAACCATTGTCTCGGCGAAGCCCTGCTGGCCAAGCGCATGGGCAAACAGATCCTTATCGCCGAAACCGGGGCCGGTCAGCACGGAGTGGCCCTGGCCACCGCCGCGGCGCTGGTGGGCCTTGAATGCCATATATACATGGGCGAGGTCGATATCGCCAAGGAGCGGCCCAATGTCACGCGCATGAAAATTCTGGGCGCCAGGGTGGTGCCGGTAACGCGCGGCACCCGCACCCTCAAGGATGCCGTCGATGCGGCCTTCGAGGCCTATCTCGAAGATCCGGTCCGGCAGATTTACGCTATCGGCTCGGTGGTCGGCCCCCACCCTTTTCCGATGATGGTACGGGATTTTCAGGAGATCGTCGGCATCGAAGCCCGCCAGCAGTTTCTGGAACAAACCGGCGCCCTGCCGGACAACCTGGTGGCCTGCGTCGGCGGCGGCTCCAACGCCATCGGCCTGTTCACCGCCTTTCTCGACGACCAGGACGTGGCCATCTTCGGGGTCGAGCCATCCGGCCGAAGCCTGAACGACGGCGACCACGCCGCCACCCTGTCCCTGGGGAAACCCGGCGTCATGCACGGTTTCCGCTCCTATATGCTGCAGGACGAAAACGGCGCACCGCTGCCGGTATACTCCGTGGCCAGCGGTCTGGATTATCCCGGCGTCGGCCCCCAGCACAGCCTCCTCAAGGACCTCAAGCGGGTCAACTACGTAACCGCAGGTGACAAGGACACCATCGACGCGTTTTTCGAGCTTTCCCGGGTGGAGGGCATCATCCCGGCTCTGGAAAGCTGCCACGCCGTGGCGTACGCCATGAAACTCGCCGCCACCCTGCCTTCCGAACAGACCATCCTGGTCAATCTGTCCGGGCGCGGCGACAAGGATATCGATTTCGTAATGGAAAACTACGGCCGCGATTACGGCTGCGAATAA
- a CDS encoding DMT family transporter, with protein MKDHRLTSTPLLAVTACLLWSTAFVGVKTGLQYAGPLAFAGIRFMLSGLLLVPLWWPHRPTLRDTLRHLRLIAWIAFFQTFTLYGLFYIGMTLVPGALAAMVVGASPLVAAVLAHFLMTGDRMNRAKTCSILLGLAGVAILSLSRLPWRSATGLMELAGIAILLLSNTAGAMGNILVARHTTSLHPLFLNSAQLFIGGFALWCLSRPLEGALPATLPWPFWVSLAWLAFLSAAAFSLWFTLLRRPGVKVSELNLWKFLIPVCGALLSWLLLPGESPGLWPVAGMACIASAIIMYNLPAFRPPSPYTNRH; from the coding sequence ATGAAGGACCATCGCCTGACGAGCACCCCGTTGCTGGCCGTGACCGCCTGCCTGTTGTGGTCCACCGCCTTCGTCGGCGTCAAAACCGGCCTGCAATATGCCGGCCCGCTGGCCTTTGCCGGCATCCGTTTCATGCTGTCGGGCCTGCTGCTGGTGCCGTTGTGGTGGCCGCACCGGCCGACACTTCGCGACACCTTGCGGCACCTGCGACTGATCGCATGGATAGCATTTTTTCAGACCTTTACCCTTTATGGCCTGTTCTATATCGGCATGACCCTGGTCCCCGGCGCCCTGGCGGCCATGGTCGTTGGCGCATCGCCTTTGGTGGCCGCCGTTCTTGCCCACTTCCTGATGACCGGCGACCGCATGAACCGGGCCAAAACCTGCAGCATCCTGCTGGGATTGGCCGGGGTGGCGATACTGAGCCTGAGCCGCTTGCCATGGCGTTCCGCCACCGGCCTGATGGAACTGGCGGGCATCGCCATCCTGCTGCTTTCCAACACCGCTGGGGCCATGGGCAATATTCTGGTGGCACGTCACACAACCAGCCTGCACCCCCTGTTTCTCAACTCGGCGCAACTGTTCATTGGCGGATTCGCCCTGTGGTGCCTGTCCCGCCCGCTGGAAGGCGCGCTGCCGGCCACCCTGCCCTGGCCCTTCTGGGTATCGCTGGCGTGGCTTGCCTTCCTTTCGGCGGCCGCCTTTTCATTGTGGTTCACCCTGCTGCGCCGACCCGGCGTCAAGGTATCCGAACTCAATCTGTGGAAATTCCTGATTCCGGTCTGCGGCGCCCTGCTCAGCTGGCTGCTGCTGCCCGGAGAATCGCCAGGTTTGTGGCCCGTGGCTGGCATGGCCTGCATCGCCAGCGCCATCATCATGTATAATTTACCGGCATTTCGCCCCCCGTCGCCTTACACAAACCGGCACTGA
- the prfB gene encoding peptide chain release factor 2 (programmed frameshift), with translation MYREVNDMLNFLQDKLDELRGIFDVDAKKERIAELEAEMARPGFWDAGDRAQDLLRERTGLEKQVAGIEEAHREIDDLRVLSELGAEGQDQAVLDEISGLLPEVERRIQKMELTRMLSGEHDACNAIFSITAGAGGTEAQDWADILLRMYLRFFEKKGFKAEITDYQPCEDAGIKGATLTVSGDHAYGWLRAEIGIHRLVRISPFDSNARRHTSFCSVFVFPELPDDVEVEINEKDLKVDTYRSSGAGGQHVNKTDSAIRITHVPTGIVAACQNERSQHKNRATAMKQLKARLYELELRKKEEEASAIAGEKMEIGWGSQIRSYVLHPYRMVKDHRTGFETGNTDAVLDGDLDGFIEAYLLSEK, from the exons ATGTATCGTGAAGTCAATGACATGTTGAATTTCCTCCAGGACAAGCTCGACGAGCTGAGG GGTATCTTTGATGTCGATGCCAAGAAGGAACGCATCGCCGAGCTCGAAGCGGAAATGGCCCGTCCAGGCTTCTGGGACGCGGGGGACCGTGCCCAGGACCTGCTTCGGGAACGCACCGGCCTGGAAAAACAGGTAGCCGGAATCGAAGAGGCACACCGGGAAATCGACGACCTGCGGGTTCTGTCGGAACTCGGTGCCGAGGGGCAGGACCAGGCGGTCCTGGATGAAATCAGCGGGCTGCTGCCCGAGGTGGAACGCCGCATTCAAAAAATGGAACTGACCCGCATGCTCTCCGGCGAGCACGATGCGTGTAACGCCATTTTCAGCATCACGGCCGGCGCCGGCGGCACCGAGGCGCAGGATTGGGCCGACATACTGCTGCGCATGTATCTGCGGTTTTTCGAAAAAAAGGGATTCAAGGCGGAAATCACCGATTACCAGCCCTGTGAAGACGCGGGCATCAAGGGCGCGACCCTGACGGTGAGCGGCGATCATGCCTATGGCTGGTTGCGGGCGGAAATCGGCATCCATCGCCTGGTGAGGATTTCTCCCTTTGATTCCAATGCACGGCGGCATACCTCCTTTTGCTCGGTGTTCGTTTTTCCGGAGCTGCCGGACGACGTTGAGGTTGAAATCAATGAAAAGGACCTCAAGGTCGACACCTACAGATCGAGCGGCGCTGGCGGCCAGCACGTCAACAAGACCGACTCGGCGATACGCATCACCCATGTTCCCACCGGCATTGTGGCAGCCTGCCAGAACGAGCGCTCGCAGCACAAAAACCGGGCCACGGCCATGAAACAGCTCAAGGCGCGCCTGTACGAACTGGAGCTGCGTAAAAAGGAAGAGGAAGCGTCGGCTATCGCCGGAGAAAAAATGGAGATCGGCTGGGGCAGCCAGATCCGGTCCTACGTGCTGCATCCCTACCGCATGGTGAAGGATCACCGCACCGGGTTCGAAACCGGCAACACCGATGCGGTTCTGGATGGTGATCTTGACGGCTTCATCGAGGCTTATCTGCTGTCGGAAAAGTAG
- a CDS encoding helix-turn-helix domain-containing protein: MQQKIREIASRVRELRELSEISVEQMAESLNLPILTYQRYENGSEDIPASILYKIATDLQVDMGLLLTGDMPRMHIFTVTRKDKGVAVERRSQYSYQSLAANFVHKKAEPFLVSVEPRPDGSKPQKNTHPGQEFNLVLEGRIKIHIHHNEVELEAGDSIYFDANYEHAMEALDGRPAKFLAIIL, translated from the coding sequence ATGCAGCAGAAAATCCGCGAAATTGCCTCGCGCGTGCGGGAGTTGCGCGAATTGTCCGAAATATCCGTCGAGCAGATGGCGGAAAGCCTCAATCTGCCAATTTTAACCTATCAGCGCTACGAAAACGGCAGCGAGGACATCCCCGCCAGCATCCTTTACAAGATCGCCACCGATCTGCAGGTCGACATGGGTTTGCTGCTGACCGGCGACATGCCGCGCATGCATATCTTTACCGTGACCCGCAAGGACAAGGGGGTGGCGGTCGAACGCCGCAGCCAGTACAGCTACCAGAGCCTGGCCGCCAATTTCGTCCACAAAAAGGCCGAACCGTTCCTGGTCAGTGTCGAGCCCCGGCCGGACGGCAGCAAGCCACAAAAAAACACCCATCCCGGCCAGGAATTCAATCTGGTGCTGGAAGGCCGGATCAAGATCCATATCCATCACAACGAAGTCGAACTGGAAGCCGGAGATTCAATTTACTTCGACGCCAATTATGAACACGCCATGGAGGCCCTGGATGGTCGCCCGGCGAAGTTTCTGGCCATCATCCTGTAA